The following proteins are co-located in the Pseudarthrobacter siccitolerans genome:
- a CDS encoding carbohydrate ABC transporter permease: MATRSLAASRGVNSRGENSRDRAERRLAFRMTAPALVLMALVAAVPIGYALWLSLNQYSVRTAGLSRFVGLENYITALSGPHWWAAFGQTFLFAGLSVSLELVLGTAMALLLNLAFKGRALLRTVVLLPYAVVTVVSAITWETMFQPNLGLVTNVLSTLGLPGGDVVWLGEHGYAMAVIVLADVWKTTPFAALIILAGLQVISAETYEAAELDGANKWQAFLNITLPLLRPAIVLAAIFRSMDALRVFDLPFVLTRGANGTESMSMLAYTQLRENRLVGEGSALSILTFLTVMAVSVVYIRFAGGNIREVAKEEQLAH, from the coding sequence CTGCTCCGGCCCTGGTCCTCATGGCGTTGGTGGCGGCGGTGCCCATCGGCTATGCGCTCTGGCTGTCCCTGAACCAGTACAGCGTCCGCACTGCCGGTCTATCCCGCTTCGTCGGCCTGGAAAACTACATCACGGCCCTCAGCGGACCGCACTGGTGGGCCGCCTTCGGCCAGACCTTCCTCTTCGCAGGACTTTCGGTCTCGCTCGAGCTGGTGCTCGGCACGGCCATGGCATTGCTGCTCAACCTCGCCTTCAAGGGCCGCGCACTCTTGCGGACCGTGGTCCTGCTGCCCTACGCGGTGGTGACCGTGGTCAGCGCCATCACCTGGGAAACAATGTTCCAGCCCAACCTGGGCCTGGTCACCAACGTGCTATCGACCCTGGGCCTGCCCGGCGGGGACGTGGTCTGGCTCGGCGAGCACGGTTACGCGATGGCCGTGATTGTGCTTGCCGACGTCTGGAAAACGACGCCGTTCGCTGCCCTGATCATCCTGGCCGGCCTGCAGGTCATCTCCGCAGAGACCTACGAGGCGGCCGAACTCGACGGCGCCAACAAGTGGCAGGCCTTCCTCAACATCACCCTGCCGCTGCTCCGTCCTGCGATCGTTCTCGCAGCGATCTTCCGCAGCATGGATGCCCTGCGCGTCTTCGACCTTCCGTTTGTGCTCACCCGAGGTGCCAACGGGACCGAGTCCATGTCCATGCTGGCGTACACCCAGCTGCGCGAAAACCGCCTGGTGGGCGAAGGATCGGCGCTGTCCATCCTGACCTTCCTCACCGTCATGGCCGTGTCGGTTGTCTACATCCGCTTCGCCGGCGGCAACATCCGCGAAGTCGCCAAGGAGGAACAATTAGCACACTGA